The DNA region GAAtgttctcttttttgttttttttaataacatgaTTAATGATATCACAAATGAAAGGATTAAGATCAAATAGTTTTGTAGAGCAAAAGTTGCTGTTGGTGAACTCCACACCAGACGCAGAAAGGGTTTTATTCCTCCTAGATAAGGACAATAATGaagtaaaatataatattataataggAAGAAGTACAGGACCACAATTCTAGGGGATTTATTAGGCCCTAGTAATCTAAAGTTCACTAATATGTACAGAATGTCACccatgttttattttaaagaaaagaaggccTATTCATAGACTTTAATTGACCCTAGAAACATATTAGAATTTTTCAATCATAACGCAAGCAACTAAGCTGTAATACTAATCCTAAAATATGTTGTCTTTTGACATTCTCTATGTTATTTATTATGTGCTTTTTGTGAATGCCTGGTCTATCATGCTTCATTGCATAGAGATTTTACTTATTTCTTCCAAACTGGCTTTACATGCTTCCAAATATTTGTTTATGATGCTTTGGGCCTACCAGTTCTCTCAATATAATTGGTTTTGAATCTTCAATAGCATTGAATCCAATGTTGACAGGCCGAACTGTGACTTCTTTTGTAATTGCAACCATAATGGTCAATTTGGAGAGAAATCATATTTCATTATACCATGTGACAAACGCCATCTTATATGTTTTTGGTACACATCATCCTCTATGTTATTTATTATGTGCTTTTTGTGCATGCTTCATTGCATAAAgattttacttatttattccAAACTGACTTTACGTGCTTCCAAATATTTGTTTATGATACTTTGGGCCTACTAGTTCTTTCAATAtaattggttttgaattttcaataGCTTTGAATCCAATGTTGAAAGGCCGAACTGTGACTTCTTTTGTAATTGCAAACATAATTGTCATTTTGGAGAGATCATTTTTCCTTATATCATGTGACAAGAGCCTTCTTATATGTTTGTGGTACGTATCATCCTCTTGAGGGATTTTAATTCTTTGagttccaaaattttttacataCAATGAGATGTACGAGAAAATTAATGCACCGTATAAAGCAGTAAGATCAGTTACACTAATCCAACCAAAAAAGAGCATTCTTTGCATATTGCATTAATATCACACAAGTGGGCTAGTAAACAAAAATCTCAGGTTGCTGTACAAGCCGAGAAcaaattagaagaagaaatagaaccCGGTGTAAATGCTGGATCAGAAGGTTCACAGTTGACGAGAGGCATCACAAGTATCATGACCAAGCTTTTCAGCCCAAGGCACATAAAGTGGCCCAAGTTAAGCAACAGGCACATCAACTTAATTTTAACAAACTAAGCCCAAATGCTGGGAAACCTGATTGCAGATCTTTCTGCTGTGGCTTTGCGTTGTCTTCTAAGGGATTTCTTCCAAAAAGGAAATGAGAATAATACTTTGTAGTCTCTTGGAGAAGAAGATTGATTTGGAGTTATTGAGTTATTAGATAAGAACTCTTTGTAATTAGTCCTTTTTACTTAAGTAAATTCTTGGTTGTAATAACTAATATTCCATTCAAATCATCACTTTCCTAGTTTCTGGTGACAAAATTAGAGTTATAAGCAATTTGGTTTCAAATTTGAGTTTTGGTTTGCTTAATATACCATCCAATCAATCACTTTTAACATTAATACCAAATGACATCAAAAAACTGTCATCTATTTCCAAAATTAAGGTCACATTTTGTATTCAATTACATATTGTACCTGTGACTCGAACACTCTTAAGCTTCTTACTACCCTTGCAATCTTGGACTCAAACCCCCCAAACAAGGAATGGTTTGCCAAGGGAAATATACAATCCAGAAGATCCTTATTCCATTGTTAAAGCCAATCTCAAGCCCAGAGTTTTTTGAAGCATAAAAAGTTTGTACACTTAATGCACACCTATAGAGCAAGGAACTTGAAGCTtaagagcaaaaagaaaaactttacttttattataaatCTTAATTTACTTCTAATCATTATACTAAGCACTTCACTAAAGCTACAAACACAAAGTTAAGGCTCTAGAATGAAGCTCAATAGAGAGACTCCCCCATGGCAAGGCAGTGCAGCATTCAAAGATCAATCTGCCTCCAGACGCATtataaaatcattaaatttgTTCTGAGATTCATTTGCTTatattaatacaaattttacagAACATGTCAAAAGTTACTCGTTACTTACtgcaagagaaaaaagaaaacgatatCAGATTAAACTTTTAAGAAAAGCTTCATTTCAATAGCCACAAAGATGAGTTAGGACAGAGAACAAGTTCACAATTGAAACAATTAAGGCAGTTTCTTTTGTCCCAGATACAACAGAGACCACATAGTTCAATAGAAGTGTTTTGAACTCAGGCCAGTTAACTCCTACAGTCTACAGCCTCTATTTTCCAAACTACAAAATAACTACACAAGAATATAGCTAAAAGAATTCAAACTGTCAATAAGCTttgtataagaaaaaatatgaattcttTCTTCAGTCAATTATAATCTCACGCATAGAGTTGGGGCTCTCACACTCTTCACCATCTGAAACGATGTCTTCTAGACTCAAAGGCAAAGCATAAGAGAAACTGAAAGTAGGCTTAATCTTTGGCACAAAGAGTGGGTCCGCCTCGTTATTAAGGATTTGAAGCACTCTCCTCATGGTTGGCCTAGCCGCACTATCCGGGTTTGCACAGCTTAATCCTACCAGTAACAGCTTCCTCATCTCTTCCTCCTTAAACTCCCCATTCAACCTTGCATCAGCTGCTTCAATGACCTTTCCTTGGGCATGCAATCCCCAAACCCAATCAACCAAATTCACCATCTTCATACTATCTGGTTCTCTCTCAATTGGCCTTCTCCCACAAGCCACTTCAAGTATAACCACACCATAGCTGAAAACATCAGTCTTCTCAGTTGCTTTCCCATACTGAAGATACTCAGGTGCAAGGTATCCCATTGTTCCAGCAGTGAGTGTTGACACAGGGCTCTTATCATGATCCATAAGTTTTGCCAATCCAAAATCACCAAGCCTTGCATTAAACCCCCCATCCAGCAATACATTCCCAGTCTTTATGTCCCTATGAATGACTTGTTGTTCACATTCTTGATGCAAATATGTCAAAACAGAAGCTAACCCAACAGCAATGTTAAGCCTATGAGACCAATGTAACGATGTACCCTGCCCAGATTCTTGATACAACACCGTATCAAGACTCCCATTAGGCATAAAGTCATAAACTAGCAGTAACTCACCCTTGGCAACACACCAACCTTGGAGCTGAACCAAATTCTTGTGCCTTAAACCAGCTATAATAGACAATTCAGCTAAGAACTCAGTCTTACCTTCATGGGAATGCTTCGATCTTTTTACCGCTGCAATTGTTCCACCCATGGCTGATGATGTGAAAAAGGCCTTATAAACTGTCCCGAACGCCCCATGACCAAGAATCCGGCTCGAATGAAACCCTTTTGTTGCTGAGTTCAACTCCTTGTAACTAAATTCTCTTGGCCCTGCAAGCAACTCTGCTTTGAAGCTCATCTGTGTCCTAATGCCTCTCCATTTTCTAACCGTAACGTAACCAAAAACTGCAAGAACCACGCAGAAAAAAGCAGGACCAGCAATCCCAAGGCCGAAACCAATCTTATTGTGATGCTTATTGCTAGAATTTGATACGGGAATTTCCGGCATCACTGTCACCGTGTTTTCAGACACATTGTGAGGCCTTGATCTTGGCCTTGCCGGGATAAACCCGAAAGTCGAAAAGCTCCAATTCTCTATCAAATGGAGCTCAGTGCTCCCCTCGGTTGAAGCTGAAAAACCCAGATACATAACCTCTTTTAGATGATCAGAGAGGTCGAAATTGACACTCAAGATTGGGTTTTCGGGCTTAGTTTTCGAATAACTCAAAGAAACATTGAGCTCTTGCTTATCATTCTTGTAATCAATCCAAGCCGTGATTGAATTCCCACTCTTGAGATCAATGTCTTGCAAGATTGGATCGGCAGTGTCAATGGATTTAAGGCTTTCGATATCCAAGCCGACATGGTTATCGTTCGGGTCAGCAAAGAGCGAGTCAAGGCGTGTATCGAATTCAATCGCTACGAACTTGTTTTTGGTGAATTGGGACCTATTCACAAGACCCAAATAGCCTCCAGGGCTGCCGAGAGTCTGGTTATCTGGCGAGAGAAAGAATGCTAATCCATCTCCAATCGAGCTCGGATTGACATTGGTGATGGAGAAGGAGAATCTTGTGGAGAAAGAAGCTGTGGTATTCGATTCGGGGTCAAAGAAAGTGATGGGTTTGTTGTAGATTGCAGTGCCGGAGCTCGAAGACGGGACGCCAAGCTGCCGGGTGAGGCCAACAATGCCGTCTCCTCGGAGGTAGGAGTCCCCGAGGAGAGTGAGGTTTCTGAGTGTGAAGGTGGGGAATTCAAGATTCACGTTATTGGCTGAGGCAAAGGTAAAGAGAGTAAGGAATAGTGATGCCAAGAAAACAAGAATCCTTGTTGGAGACATGGGTGTGGAATTGTTGAGTAGCATCACAACATTGAACAAAATTGAACATAAAAAAGGATATGGGGATTTCAAGAACTTGGGAGGTtcttgtagagagagagaggcaaaaaGGTTACGACtttgcaagagagagagagagagagagagccaaagaggttatattttgagagagagagagagagatgtgaggcgggtggcaaaatggggttTAAACGGTGGGGAAATAGGCGCGTTGGTCggtttgaaagggaaaaaagaatatAGGGTTTGTAACGGTCATTAAAAACTATCGGGTAGTGGGTGTGGAACATAAAGGAAACGACACCGTTTGAGGGTGGGGACATTGTGGGCTAGTTGGACTCGGTCAAAAATTGGGGCACATTGAATTATATAGGATAAGGTGTGGGTCATCTAATGAGTAAGAGAGACTTGGTGAGGTAGTACTATAAAATTAACGGTTCTCTTTTAAGACGTGTgtattaattagtattttttcaTGATAAGCATGTTGCTAATCCACGTTCTCACGAATCATCAGCCCACTACTAAAATTGATGAGACTGCTAATAGGAATAGAAAATAGTATTATACGCTTTGAAAAGATTCTAAATTTTAACAAGTCAGCACCGTTCCTTTAAAAAGTGGGGGACTTTAATGGCACtgaatttcacaatttttaaaagCTTTTCACAAAAATTCTTTCACTATTGTTGACGGTGAATTCAGTCCCTAATGATTCTTAATGAATTTGGAATTTAAACGGCAACATAAAAAGATTCTCTATCTGGCATTGTGCTTCGGAAATTGGGTCACTGTTAGTTTGTAGAATTCAATAATGACAATGGGAGGCCATGTGATTATGGGTCCCAAATCTAGTCCATTATTTCAAAAGGTGAAAAATAATAGAATCACAGGTCATATAGCCGTTACAATTATGGACTTTTGTAGTGGACTGGTGCGGTGTGatgagaggaagaagaaacTGGCCTCTTTTAAAGTCTTTAATAACAGTTGGTAGATGGTCCAAAACCATTGATGTTTCTTATTGAATACCTATGTACATAATCCAAGGAAATTTTACTTCAATTATTCAAGGCCTATATCATAATTTTCCATTCAAACCTCAAAAGTGTTAACCTAGAAATCAACTTATTCTATTTGACTAGTTTTCAAAAGGAAACAGATTGGACAGATGTGCAGCTTATTAAatattcaaattcaatttaCAATTTCATCTTTCTAGAACTCCTGCACGCCAAATCCTCAGTTTAGATATGTATTGAAAGGACTTGAGGCTCCTTGAATTTCTGCTAAAGCgtaaaaacaatttatttcCATTAAATAAGACTACAAAAAGATACACAAAAACTcactatttttacaattttatctGGACTATTGTCTTCCTGCTTTGGTAATGAGCCACTGTGGAAGCAATAGACAGTACATCTAAAGGTCAGAAACTTGTTTTTACTAGAATTCATTGAGTGCTTGGGGGTTTTAAAATTAGAACTAGGAATTAGTGATGAGCAAAGAGATGGAGGGAAGTAGCGAAGTAGGAATTATTGGTTTAGCTTGATAAACCAATAAGCTGACCGACAGCTTCGCAATAGCCCTTCCCACTTGACAATGGAACTTAGAAATTAAGTTCATTGTGAAATATCCAATGTGACACAAGAAGTATATACATTATAAATTCTGCAATCTTCGGGTACATTCATGTTGGAAAGGAATCACCGAACTCTAAACTTTTCACAGTTATGTCCCTTGGAAGCCTGCCACATAAAACACAAACAGTGACTTCCGATTCCAATTTTGAAAACCAAAGAGGGGGGtaaaaatcttgtttctttaattttgaGTCCTTTGTTTAATGCAAATGAGCACAATAACACACaaagcaaagctaaaaaaagtaaaaaggaaGACATGATGCTCCTCACATTCTAAAGGAAACATACCTTAACAGAATCTCTGATACTAGATGACTGAAGAAGTGCAAATTTATACAGTGCATTTTCATTCTCCAGCTTGCTACTTTTTCTGAGGCTTCCGAGCTAAAAGAACTGAAAagcataatttatttttttagtccaTTTTCATTTAcagcttttaaaaaataataataacaatattttaCCTTCATCTATATTGCAAAAGCTTTCTAGGGGAAAAATGGATTCAGGATCTACTCTTTGCTGGGAAAAAACAACTTTAGCCACACAATGTCTACTGCAGAAACAAAACAGAGACTTGTGAGCATTCATAGAGGCACACAGAGAAAAGTCAAAGCAGCAACAGGATTCTATGCCTTTTCACCAGGATACAAATCAACAAAGTAATGGTTGCAATCATATCATCAGATGCACTTATTCTAAAAGGAGAAATGGCTATGAAATAAGTCATTACATGGTTGCTTAGCTATGTATGCGTGTGAAGTGATTCGtgtgttttgacttttgacggccatacttcatttatgaggataAAACTGAGTGACAAACCTGGCCCATGAAGGAataattttgttgtttggtacatcatcatcgtcatcgtcatcttcttcatcatctgaaACTTTGTATGGAGATATATCGTATTGTTCTTGATTTGTGTTGGCAAACGCATTGTCTTTTTCTATTGCTTTGTCTAAAGTGCTTGTTACCTTAAACAATATAGGAAGTCTCAGAATGAGGCAGTATATGCAAATCAAATATATACagaatattttataattgttcGAGTAATATAACTTTCTACAATTTCAGATTAAGAATTATATTAAGctattataaatttaacaaaataaatccTTGCACCAGGAAGAGTAGAATGGAAACATTAAGGCCTTGACCAGTATTAAAAGGTCCATgcaaacaataacaacaaaggAATTGTGTTCAAGCCAAACCTCAGATTTTAAGTTCAATATCATTAAATTCTATAATACATAAAGGTGAAACCATGAAGGAGAACTCTTTAGTGAAAAATCACGACAAAAATGAACTTTACCTTTACATTGTTACCAGAACCACTCAATGCCTTAGAATCTTCACGTAGAATGCTTGCTTTAATGATGTCACTTGTTGGAATGCTGGTTGTCCTAAGTTCAGTTTCTGACACCTTCCTGATATTGTCCTCCCTGACTTTTTCAATGTTTCTATGCTTATCTGCTTCATCGTTAGATTCCTTCCTCTCATTTGCTCTTGTATCCTATAGCAGACagacaaataaaatatgttaattCCTAAAACAGCAAGCACAAAGCAATCCTAAAATATATAAGAGCAAAAGGCATCTTACTGTGGCTCGGGATTTCAATTCTCTCTCATCTTTCTTGCCATGTAACTTCTCCTCATGTTCGCACTGCTGCCTACGTGATTCCTCAACAcgttttctctttctctccttctctttccttTCGTCTTCTTCCCTCTGCCTTTTCCTTGCTGCCATATCAgcctcctttttcttcttttcctcttctttctttctcttctgcAACTCCAACTGCCTCAAATTTTCCTGCTCGAGTCTAGCTCGCTCAAGTTTCAAagcttccttcttcattttACGTTCATTATCCTTCTTCTCTGCAAGACGTTTTGCAGCCTCAGCAGCCCCCAGGGCCTTCACTTTGATGTCTCTCTTCCCTATGAGGAAGCACAAGAACTTTCAAAAATACTATataatcatttaaaataaaataaggaacTTTCAGAAAACATACACTGGCATCCAAATCAACAACTAAAAGAAGCTTATTCCAACCAGATTCTTAAATACCACAGAATTACAGACATGATTAACTAGTAGCTTCACTTTTAGGGGAAACCATTACTAAGCATATGAGATATAACAAAGGTTAATTGTAGCTACATCATACTTTCCCATTATCCCCAAGTCCTTATTGAACTCCTTGGGGTCAACAACATAAATCTTTCTAGCATTCCATTTTTATTACTATAATCATGTCTATTTAGGTAATCACATTAGGTTATGGCACCATCAACTTGAGcttgtaattcttttttcttttcttttctttttttaataattgtatAAAACAGAGATTCCATTTCTTCAGGTTAAACTTAGCGTATATGTCAggtgttttcaaaacatgtgcaaagcatttcatccatggctcaTTGTATCTGTTGCCGATTACTCCTCGATTTCAGAGATGATTTCTAACATAAACCCTATTCATTTTTCCAATTATTCATACCAGAATCCACTTCTCTATTACAATTTATCTTGAGGGTACATAATTTACTTGGAAACTTTTAAGGCATATGGCACTACTGATCCTACAGCTTGTTGGCAAAGAATTCTTTATAGTCTGATTTCACTTTTCAGACTTTTATGAAACATTATAGGACATAAGCTGAGAGAACAAGAAGCAAGCATAGCAACAGCATTTCAGTTCCAGAGAATCAAGAGATGGATACCAAAATATCTGACTTAAATGGCATAgactaatttaaatttttataaagcaAAAGAACAAGCTAACAAATTGACCACAAAATTTAGTTCAACAAAgcactttgaaaagaaaactgagACTTTCTTATGGTCATGGTTAAGGTTGCAACACCAAGTTGCATGGTCAATGGAACAGCAAATGATCCATGAAAAATCAAGTTGGGATTGTATACATTATCTTGAAGCATCTGTATACATGTGAAGCCAGATACCAAAATGAGGAGATCTTAACTTTTTTCAGTAACCACATGTCAAAGAAAAATGGTGAttcttcaacaacaaaaaaaggaagagaaaaaaattaccTGTGACAACTGCGGCTGCTTGCttttgttgaacaagtggaataAAGGAAGTGATATTGGAGATTATATTGTTAGTCTTTGACTCCCTCCCACTAGGGGCCCCATTTCTCATACTGGTTTTTCCAGATAATTTTGTCTTACTGAACCTACTATGGAATGATTCCTTGGCCCTCTTAACACCATTTGCTCCAATCGACACACTCTGTTTCTCTTTCACCTTCCTGTCATATCTTCTCCTAGAGCTGTTTTGGTTTCCATGCTTCTGTTTGACCCTAGTATGAGTCCCAGTGAAGCTGAATTCCGTGTTTACAGAATCTAGACTGTATCTATCAGCATGTATCTCCACTTCAGAAACTGATGCAGGAGGATTTGGATTTTCTGTAATGTCAGCAAGTGGTACTCTTTTGGCTGAGCTAGTAGTCACTTCTGAACAAATGCCTTCTGGTAATGTCTCAGCTACCTCATCTGCATtctcattttcttcatcaatgCAGGGAAGCTCTGGATTTGAGGTCACTTGCTTCTCTGAACTGCCAGCGTTTGATGTGATTCTGTCCCAGAATTTCCCAACTGGAGATGAATAGGGATTTCTTATATTCCAAGTGGATTGACCACTAGAAGTTGGT from Castanea sativa cultivar Marrone di Chiusa Pesio chromosome 6, ASM4071231v1 includes:
- the LOC142638941 gene encoding putative L-type lectin-domain containing receptor kinase S.7; this encodes MLLNNSTPMSPTRILVFLASLFLTLFTFASANNVNLEFPTFTLRNLTLLGDSYLRGDGIVGLTRQLGVPSSSSGTAIYNKPITFFDPESNTTASFSTRFSFSITNVNPSSIGDGLAFFLSPDNQTLGSPGGYLGLVNRSQFTKNKFVAIEFDTRLDSLFADPNDNHVGLDIESLKSIDTADPILQDIDLKSGNSITAWIDYKNDKQELNVSLSYSKTKPENPILSVNFDLSDHLKEVMYLGFSASTEGSTELHLIENWSFSTFGFIPARPRSRPHNVSENTVTVMPEIPVSNSSNKHHNKIGFGLGIAGPAFFCVVLAVFGYVTVRKWRGIRTQMSFKAELLAGPREFSYKELNSATKGFHSSRILGHGAFGTVYKAFFTSSAMGGTIAAVKRSKHSHEGKTEFLAELSIIAGLRHKNLVQLQGWCVAKGELLLVYDFMPNGSLDTVLYQESGQGTSLHWSHRLNIAVGLASVLTYLHQECEQQVIHRDIKTGNVLLDGGFNARLGDFGLAKLMDHDKSPVSTLTAGTMGYLAPEYLQYGKATEKTDVFSYGVVILEVACGRRPIEREPDSMKMVNLVDWVWGLHAQGKVIEAADARLNGEFKEEEMRKLLLVGLSCANPDSAARPTMRRVLQILNNEADPLFVPKIKPTFSFSYALPLSLEDIVSDGEECESPNSMREIIID